Proteins encoded together in one Vigna angularis cultivar LongXiaoDou No.4 chromosome 5, ASM1680809v1, whole genome shotgun sequence window:
- the LOC108340245 gene encoding uncharacterized protein LOC108340245 isoform X2, translating into MPSPSLGFFSMAKAPSSHSQLQKTSKPCKPAKSNILKLQNLETNSVNEARLKHAPAMRSEIVKGKNCTEELSLLDEKSELSMQVDDKQMTCVEAKDNSVGSEKISKQENVENILGNVNVTYEEHGELCSSNNASSVEDAVFPRHEKKLLSESHAQVKLEKETGQPDLSLKGYQSVLQQRLSMHHHGGAADLVKSGGDAQKHLLKWNLSVNCSETTESNLEAVNQQFQGEQLKTTSAVRVGEIMSTRESESHVNSCQKSTPEIKCAAASEPKIEKTILFEGALCDMYTSENSASNNHSQAMPENKDGNIRTDDLPIDDAKEGYSNMLPLDEFQLNGNIQKMSENKDGDLDMDDVKDGSSDILPLVEVQLDDNIQAITENNGRNLDMDDLQTDNAKEGSSDVFLSVEVQVNDNIHDMSENSDGNVDMDDSKECSSVILPLVEVQLSDNIQKMSENKDGNLDMDDVKDGSSDILPLVEVQLDDNIQAMTENNGRNLDMDDLQTENAKEGSSDMFLSVKVKVNDNIQDMSENSDGNVDMDDSKECSSVILPLVEVQLSDNIQAISENNDEILDMDNAKEGSSDILPLVEVQLDDNIQAMSENNERNLFMNDAKKDSSDMLPLVEVRVNDNIVDVSENSDGNHDMDDSEECSSDILPLVEVQLIDNIQAISGNNDEKLDMDDAKEGSSETLPRVEVQHDENIQAMYENSERNLYMDDLQVEFAKGSSDTLPLVEVQVSDNMQHVSENNEGNLDMDDSKECSSDILPLVEVQVNDNIISSERISSSAVNKDSFADVVAWKPEERCSLSESSNLPASDHLTFNLDEFSDTDMLYQSKGGIYFAEDNRKIIHLHESAAKSKQEVLTGNLPTNAAPFSDEWFTATDSAEQLNQNPPRGDRRETVACDTELRDDGSSRDASIQHHVHGDVTGNIDQQTSTSTYSKAEEMLCEYKGLEPNHDDVVDHNQFSEVCEDFISNTKDSMGSGAEKPSDHIQHSLLGQFVDEFNQTNREIEESHLTTQVQSLTENPVLYNCNSKQCLAVSYGKFPLAASDNVNENSQDPDFQGPCAIVGVDFQNVDDIQLPLDGNWLSTNTASSEETKKTNLSENALKGCDVRTGEYKASNDHIQAMPENEDRYLYADERREHLQTNDAKKGSSDILPAVEVQLKDNVVSSECNSFIEESKDSFTDEVAWKPEEHRSSESSSLPASDNLASNKRVQQVCEISLLNSTTFSEEAGTNIFEKDESPNTDMEHQSKGDINYAEDSNKIIHLQESATQSKREVPTLKPPPNAAPFSEEWLAAIEAAGEEILTMKGGAVQNSPTEKPQHEPGPWSPVRRKNQSIGPFDCTKHNIQPSSS; encoded by the exons ATGCCATCTCCCTCACTGGGATTCTTTTCTATG GCAAAAGCTCCCAGTTCACATAGCCAATTACAGAAAACTTCTAAACCTTGCAAGCCTGCTAAGAGTAACATTCTTAAATTACAGAATTTAGAAACAAATTCTGTTAATGAGGCAAGACTCAAACATGCACCTGCGATGAGGTCTGAAATTGTCAAAGGGAAGAATTGCACTGAGGAGTTAAGCCTTTTAGATGAAAAGTCAGAATTGAGCATGCAAGTGGATGATAAGCAGATGACTTGTGTAGAAGCGAAAGATAATTCTGTGGGCTCTGAAAAAATAAGCAAGCAAGAAAATGTTGAAAACATTCTTGGTAATGTCAACGTAACATACGAGGAACACGGAGAACTATGTAGCAGTAATAATGCTTCTAGCGTGGAGGATGCGGTATTTCCTAGACATGAAAAAAAGCTTCTTTCAGAGAGTCACGCTCAAGTGAAATTGGAGAAAGAAACTGGTCAGCCTGATCTTTCGTTAAAAGGGTATCAATCTGTATTGCAGCAACGACTATCGATGCACCATCATGGTGGTGCTGCTGATCTTGTTAAAAGTGGAGGAGATGCTCAAAAACATTTGTTGAAATGGAATCTCTCAGTCAATTGTAGTGAAACCACCGAAAGTAATTTAGAGGCAGTTAATCAACAGTTCCAGGGGGAACAACTTAAGACTACAAGTGCTGTTAGGGTGGGGGAAATCATGTCAACAAGAGAAAGTGAATCTCATGTAAATAGTTGTCAGAAGTCTACACCAGAAATCAAATGTGCTGCTGCAAGTGAACcaaaaatagagaaaacaattttatttgagGGTGCATTATGTGATATGTATACAAGTGAAAACAGTGCTTCCAATAATCATAGTCAGGCTATGCCTGAAAACAAAGATGGAAATATTCGTACGGATGATTTGCCAATCGATGATGCAAAAGAAGGTTATTCTAACATGTTGCCTTTAGATGAATTTCAACTCAATGGCAACATTCAGAAAATGTCTGAAAACAAAGATGGAGATCTTGATATGGATGATGTCAAAGACGGTTCTTCTGATATATTGCCTCTAGTTGAAGTTCAACTCGATGACAACATTCAGGCCATTACTGAAAACAATGGAAGAAATCTTGATATGGATGATTTGCAAACGGATAATGCAAAAGAAGGTTCTTCTGACGTGTTTCTTTCAGTTGAAGTTCAAGTCAATGACAACATTCATGATATGTCTGAAAACAGTGATGGAAACGTTGATATGGATGATTCAAAAGAATGTTCTTCTGTCATATTGCCTTTAGTTGAAGTTCAACTCAGTGACAACATTCAGAAAATGTCTGAAAACAAAGATGGAAATCTTGATATGGATGATGTCAAAGACGGTTCTTCTGATATATTGCCTCTAGTTGAAGTTCAACTCGATGACAACATTCAGGCCATGACTGAAAACAATGGAAGAAATCTTGATATGGATGATTTGCAAACGGAAAATGCAAAAGAAGGTTCTTCTGACATGTTTCTTTCAGTTAAAGTTAAAGTCAATGACAACATTCAGGATATGTCTGAAAACAGTGATGGAAACGTTGATATGGATGATTCAAAAGAATGTTCTTCTGTCATATTGCCTTTAGTTGAAGTTCAACTCAGTGACAACATTCAGGCTATTTCTGAAAACAATGATGAAATTCTTGACATGGACAATGCAAAAGAAGGTTCTTCTGATATATTGCCTCTAGTTGAAGTTCAACTGGATGACAACATTCAGGCCATGTCTGAGAACAATGAAAGAAATCTTTTTATGAATGATGCAAAAAAAGATTCTTCTGACATGTTGCCTTTAGTTGAAGTTCGAGTCAATGACAACATTGTGGATGTGTCTGAAAATAGTGATGGAAATCATGATATGGATGATTCAGAAGAATGTTCTTCTGACATATTGCCTTTAGTTGAAGTTCAACTCATTGACAACATTCAGGCTATTTCTGGAAACAATGATGAAAAGCTTGACATGGACGATGCAAAAGAAGGTTCTTCTGAGACATTGCCTCGAGTTGAAGTTCAACACGATGAAAATATTCAGGCCATGTATGAAAACAGTGAAAGAAATCTTTATATGGATGATTTGCAAGTGGAATTTGCTAAAGGTTCTTCTGACACGTTGCCTTTAGTTGAAGTTCAAGTCAGTGACAATATGCAGCATGTGTCTGAAAACAATGAGGGAAATCTTGATATGGATGATTCAAAAGAATGTTCTTCGGACATATTGCCTTTAGTTGAAGTTCAAGTCAATGACAACATTATATCTTCTGAACGCATTTCTTCTTCAGCAGTGAACAAAGATTCTTTTGCAGATGTAGTTGCCTGGAAACCTGAGGAGCGTTGTTCTTTAAGTGAAAGTTCAAATTTACCAGCTTCAGATCATCTAACCTTCAACCTAGATGAATTTTCCGATACTGACATGCTATATCAGTCCAAAGGTGGCATTTACTTTGCAGAAGACAACAGAAAAATAATTCACTT ACATGAATCTGCTGCTAAAAGCAAGCAGGAAGTTCTTACAGGGAATCTTCCAACAAATGCTGCTCCATTTTCTGATGAATGGTTTACTGCAACCGATTCCGCTGAACAG TTGAATCAAAATCCCCCCCGTGGAGATAGGCGGGAAACTGTTGCTTGTGATACTGAG CTTCGAGATGATGGTTCTTCTAGGGATGCTTCTATTCAGCATCATGTTCACGGTGATGTGACGGGAAACATTGATCAACAAACTAGCACGAGTACATATTCTAAAGCTGAAGAAATGCTTTGTGAGTACAAGGGTTTGGAACCAAATCATGATGACGTGGTTGATCACAATCAATTTTCTGAAGTATGTGAAGATTTCATTTCAAACACCAAAGATTCTATGGGCAGTGGAGCAGAAAAACCTTCTGACCATATACAGCATTCACTATTGGGTCAGTTTGTCGACGAATTTAATCAGACTAACAGAGAAATTGAGGAATCACATTTGACCACACAAGTGCAGTCACTTACTGAAAACCCAGTGTTATACAACTGCAACAGTAAACAATGTCTTGCTGTTTCTTATGGTAAGTTTCCATTGGCCGCCAGTGACAATGTAAATGAAAATTCTCAAGATCCTGATTTTCAAGGGCCTTGTGCTATTGTTGGTGTAGATTTCCAGAATGTTGATGACATACAGTTACCCTTGGATGGTAATTGGCTGTCCACAAATACAGCTTCTTCTGAAGAaaccaagaaaacaaatttGTCTGAAAATGCATTAAAAGGATGTGATGTCCGTACAGGTGAGTACAAGGCTTCCAATGACCATATTCAGGCCATGCCTGAAAACGAAGATAGATATCTTTATGCGGATGAGAGGCGAGAGCATTTGCAAACGAATGATGCAAAGAAAGGTTCTTCAGACATATTGCCAGCAGTTGAAGTTCAACTCAAAGACAACGTTGTATCTTCTGAATGCAATTCGTTTATAGAAGAGAGCAAAGACTCCTTTACAGATGAAGTTGCTTGGAAACCTGAAGAGCATCGTTCAAGTGAAAGTTCAAGCTTACCAGCTTCAGATAATCTTGCCTCCAACAAGAGAGTCCAGCAGGTCTGTGAAATTAGTTTGTTGAACTCTACAACTTTTTCAGAAGAAGCTGGAACTAATATTTTTGAGAAAGACGAGTCTCCTAATACCGACATGGAGCACCAATCAAAAGGTGACATTAATTATGCAGAAGACAGCAACAAAATAATTCATTT GCAGGAATCCGCAACTCAAAGCAAGCGGGAAGTTCCTACATTGAAGCCTCCGCCAAATGCTGCTCCATTTTCTGAAGAATGGTTAGCTGCAATTGAAGCCGCCGGAGAG GAGATCTTAACGATGAAAGGCGGTGCTGTACAAAATTCTCCCACTGAGAAGCCTCAGCACGAACCTGGTCCTTGGTCCCCG GTGAGACGTAAGAATCAATCAATTGGACCCTTTGATTGTACCAAACACAATATCCAGCCTTCCAGTTCATAA
- the LOC108340245 gene encoding uncharacterized protein LOC108340245 isoform X1, translated as MPSPSLGFFSMAKAPSSHSQLQKTSKPCKPAKSNILKLQNLETNSVNEARLKHAPAMRSEIVKGKNCTEELSLLDEKSELSMQVDDKQMTCVEAKDNSVGSEKISKQENVENILGNVNVTYEEHGELCSSNNASSVEDAVFPRHEKKLLSESHAQVKLEKETGQPDLSLKGYQSVLQQRLSMHHHGGAADLVKSGGDAQKHLLKWNLSVNCSETTESNLEAVNQQFQGEQLKTTSAVRVGEIMSTRESESHVNSCQKSTPEIKCAAASEPKIEKTILFEGALCDMYTSENSASNNHSQAMPENKDGNIRTDDLPIDDAKEGYSNMLPLDEFQLNGNIQKMSENKDGDLDMDDVKDGSSDILPLVEVQLDDNIQAITENNGRNLDMDDLQTDNAKEGSSDVFLSVEVQVNDNIHDMSENSDGNVDMDDSKECSSVILPLVEVQLSDNIQKMSENKDGNLDMDDVKDGSSDILPLVEVQLDDNIQAMTENNGRNLDMDDLQTENAKEGSSDMFLSVKVKVNDNIQDMSENSDGNVDMDDSKECSSVILPLVEVQLSDNIQAISENNDEILDMDNAKEGSSDILPLVEVQLDDNIQAMSENNERNLFMNDAKKDSSDMLPLVEVRVNDNIVDVSENSDGNHDMDDSEECSSDILPLVEVQLIDNIQAISGNNDEKLDMDDAKEGSSETLPRVEVQHDENIQAMYENSERNLYMDDLQVEFAKGSSDTLPLVEVQVSDNMQHVSENNEGNLDMDDSKECSSDILPLVEVQVNDNIISSERISSSAVNKDSFADVVAWKPEERCSLSESSNLPASDHLTFNLDEFSDTDMLYQSKGGIYFAEDNRKIIHLHESAAKSKQEVLTGNLPTNAAPFSDEWFTATDSAEQKLNQNPPRGDRRETVACDTELRDDGSSRDASIQHHVHGDVTGNIDQQTSTSTYSKAEEMLCEYKGLEPNHDDVVDHNQFSEVCEDFISNTKDSMGSGAEKPSDHIQHSLLGQFVDEFNQTNREIEESHLTTQVQSLTENPVLYNCNSKQCLAVSYGKFPLAASDNVNENSQDPDFQGPCAIVGVDFQNVDDIQLPLDGNWLSTNTASSEETKKTNLSENALKGCDVRTGEYKASNDHIQAMPENEDRYLYADERREHLQTNDAKKGSSDILPAVEVQLKDNVVSSECNSFIEESKDSFTDEVAWKPEEHRSSESSSLPASDNLASNKRVQQVCEISLLNSTTFSEEAGTNIFEKDESPNTDMEHQSKGDINYAEDSNKIIHLQESATQSKREVPTLKPPPNAAPFSEEWLAAIEAAGEEILTMKGGAVQNSPTEKPQHEPGPWSPVRRKNQSIGPFDCTKHNIQPSSS; from the exons ATGCCATCTCCCTCACTGGGATTCTTTTCTATG GCAAAAGCTCCCAGTTCACATAGCCAATTACAGAAAACTTCTAAACCTTGCAAGCCTGCTAAGAGTAACATTCTTAAATTACAGAATTTAGAAACAAATTCTGTTAATGAGGCAAGACTCAAACATGCACCTGCGATGAGGTCTGAAATTGTCAAAGGGAAGAATTGCACTGAGGAGTTAAGCCTTTTAGATGAAAAGTCAGAATTGAGCATGCAAGTGGATGATAAGCAGATGACTTGTGTAGAAGCGAAAGATAATTCTGTGGGCTCTGAAAAAATAAGCAAGCAAGAAAATGTTGAAAACATTCTTGGTAATGTCAACGTAACATACGAGGAACACGGAGAACTATGTAGCAGTAATAATGCTTCTAGCGTGGAGGATGCGGTATTTCCTAGACATGAAAAAAAGCTTCTTTCAGAGAGTCACGCTCAAGTGAAATTGGAGAAAGAAACTGGTCAGCCTGATCTTTCGTTAAAAGGGTATCAATCTGTATTGCAGCAACGACTATCGATGCACCATCATGGTGGTGCTGCTGATCTTGTTAAAAGTGGAGGAGATGCTCAAAAACATTTGTTGAAATGGAATCTCTCAGTCAATTGTAGTGAAACCACCGAAAGTAATTTAGAGGCAGTTAATCAACAGTTCCAGGGGGAACAACTTAAGACTACAAGTGCTGTTAGGGTGGGGGAAATCATGTCAACAAGAGAAAGTGAATCTCATGTAAATAGTTGTCAGAAGTCTACACCAGAAATCAAATGTGCTGCTGCAAGTGAACcaaaaatagagaaaacaattttatttgagGGTGCATTATGTGATATGTATACAAGTGAAAACAGTGCTTCCAATAATCATAGTCAGGCTATGCCTGAAAACAAAGATGGAAATATTCGTACGGATGATTTGCCAATCGATGATGCAAAAGAAGGTTATTCTAACATGTTGCCTTTAGATGAATTTCAACTCAATGGCAACATTCAGAAAATGTCTGAAAACAAAGATGGAGATCTTGATATGGATGATGTCAAAGACGGTTCTTCTGATATATTGCCTCTAGTTGAAGTTCAACTCGATGACAACATTCAGGCCATTACTGAAAACAATGGAAGAAATCTTGATATGGATGATTTGCAAACGGATAATGCAAAAGAAGGTTCTTCTGACGTGTTTCTTTCAGTTGAAGTTCAAGTCAATGACAACATTCATGATATGTCTGAAAACAGTGATGGAAACGTTGATATGGATGATTCAAAAGAATGTTCTTCTGTCATATTGCCTTTAGTTGAAGTTCAACTCAGTGACAACATTCAGAAAATGTCTGAAAACAAAGATGGAAATCTTGATATGGATGATGTCAAAGACGGTTCTTCTGATATATTGCCTCTAGTTGAAGTTCAACTCGATGACAACATTCAGGCCATGACTGAAAACAATGGAAGAAATCTTGATATGGATGATTTGCAAACGGAAAATGCAAAAGAAGGTTCTTCTGACATGTTTCTTTCAGTTAAAGTTAAAGTCAATGACAACATTCAGGATATGTCTGAAAACAGTGATGGAAACGTTGATATGGATGATTCAAAAGAATGTTCTTCTGTCATATTGCCTTTAGTTGAAGTTCAACTCAGTGACAACATTCAGGCTATTTCTGAAAACAATGATGAAATTCTTGACATGGACAATGCAAAAGAAGGTTCTTCTGATATATTGCCTCTAGTTGAAGTTCAACTGGATGACAACATTCAGGCCATGTCTGAGAACAATGAAAGAAATCTTTTTATGAATGATGCAAAAAAAGATTCTTCTGACATGTTGCCTTTAGTTGAAGTTCGAGTCAATGACAACATTGTGGATGTGTCTGAAAATAGTGATGGAAATCATGATATGGATGATTCAGAAGAATGTTCTTCTGACATATTGCCTTTAGTTGAAGTTCAACTCATTGACAACATTCAGGCTATTTCTGGAAACAATGATGAAAAGCTTGACATGGACGATGCAAAAGAAGGTTCTTCTGAGACATTGCCTCGAGTTGAAGTTCAACACGATGAAAATATTCAGGCCATGTATGAAAACAGTGAAAGAAATCTTTATATGGATGATTTGCAAGTGGAATTTGCTAAAGGTTCTTCTGACACGTTGCCTTTAGTTGAAGTTCAAGTCAGTGACAATATGCAGCATGTGTCTGAAAACAATGAGGGAAATCTTGATATGGATGATTCAAAAGAATGTTCTTCGGACATATTGCCTTTAGTTGAAGTTCAAGTCAATGACAACATTATATCTTCTGAACGCATTTCTTCTTCAGCAGTGAACAAAGATTCTTTTGCAGATGTAGTTGCCTGGAAACCTGAGGAGCGTTGTTCTTTAAGTGAAAGTTCAAATTTACCAGCTTCAGATCATCTAACCTTCAACCTAGATGAATTTTCCGATACTGACATGCTATATCAGTCCAAAGGTGGCATTTACTTTGCAGAAGACAACAGAAAAATAATTCACTT ACATGAATCTGCTGCTAAAAGCAAGCAGGAAGTTCTTACAGGGAATCTTCCAACAAATGCTGCTCCATTTTCTGATGAATGGTTTACTGCAACCGATTCCGCTGAACAG AAGTTGAATCAAAATCCCCCCCGTGGAGATAGGCGGGAAACTGTTGCTTGTGATACTGAG CTTCGAGATGATGGTTCTTCTAGGGATGCTTCTATTCAGCATCATGTTCACGGTGATGTGACGGGAAACATTGATCAACAAACTAGCACGAGTACATATTCTAAAGCTGAAGAAATGCTTTGTGAGTACAAGGGTTTGGAACCAAATCATGATGACGTGGTTGATCACAATCAATTTTCTGAAGTATGTGAAGATTTCATTTCAAACACCAAAGATTCTATGGGCAGTGGAGCAGAAAAACCTTCTGACCATATACAGCATTCACTATTGGGTCAGTTTGTCGACGAATTTAATCAGACTAACAGAGAAATTGAGGAATCACATTTGACCACACAAGTGCAGTCACTTACTGAAAACCCAGTGTTATACAACTGCAACAGTAAACAATGTCTTGCTGTTTCTTATGGTAAGTTTCCATTGGCCGCCAGTGACAATGTAAATGAAAATTCTCAAGATCCTGATTTTCAAGGGCCTTGTGCTATTGTTGGTGTAGATTTCCAGAATGTTGATGACATACAGTTACCCTTGGATGGTAATTGGCTGTCCACAAATACAGCTTCTTCTGAAGAaaccaagaaaacaaatttGTCTGAAAATGCATTAAAAGGATGTGATGTCCGTACAGGTGAGTACAAGGCTTCCAATGACCATATTCAGGCCATGCCTGAAAACGAAGATAGATATCTTTATGCGGATGAGAGGCGAGAGCATTTGCAAACGAATGATGCAAAGAAAGGTTCTTCAGACATATTGCCAGCAGTTGAAGTTCAACTCAAAGACAACGTTGTATCTTCTGAATGCAATTCGTTTATAGAAGAGAGCAAAGACTCCTTTACAGATGAAGTTGCTTGGAAACCTGAAGAGCATCGTTCAAGTGAAAGTTCAAGCTTACCAGCTTCAGATAATCTTGCCTCCAACAAGAGAGTCCAGCAGGTCTGTGAAATTAGTTTGTTGAACTCTACAACTTTTTCAGAAGAAGCTGGAACTAATATTTTTGAGAAAGACGAGTCTCCTAATACCGACATGGAGCACCAATCAAAAGGTGACATTAATTATGCAGAAGACAGCAACAAAATAATTCATTT GCAGGAATCCGCAACTCAAAGCAAGCGGGAAGTTCCTACATTGAAGCCTCCGCCAAATGCTGCTCCATTTTCTGAAGAATGGTTAGCTGCAATTGAAGCCGCCGGAGAG GAGATCTTAACGATGAAAGGCGGTGCTGTACAAAATTCTCCCACTGAGAAGCCTCAGCACGAACCTGGTCCTTGGTCCCCG GTGAGACGTAAGAATCAATCAATTGGACCCTTTGATTGTACCAAACACAATATCCAGCCTTCCAGTTCATAA